A genomic region of Pseudomonadota bacterium contains the following coding sequences:
- the glgA gene encoding glycogen synthase GlgA: protein MAPSPLKICLASSEFAPLAKTGGLADVSAALSAYLHQAGHDIRVLMPRYATLNLDGLAARPVDFLQNISVPIGPWDIEYSIDYVTLPDSGLTIYLLRCPVLYDRPGLYTNDDDEHLRFVLLSRAAIEMCQRMGFAPDVFHCHDWHTSLVPLYLRSIYAWDSLFTKTKSVLTIHNIGYQGVFDRSVLNDLHLGEHAHMLHQDDLNAGRINFLKTGLLHADALTTVSPTYAREIQGEEYGMGLDGVLRARSDRLVGILNGVDYGEWDPAVDKRIPANYTSDDLSGKRLCKTELMRQMGLDVDPDRPLVGIVTRLASQKGIVLMQGVLPALLARRPFSVVVLGSGEPQYERFFEALQQAAPGAVCFYRGYNEDLAHTIEAGSDIFLMPSAYEPCGLNQMYSLKYGTVPVVRRTGGLADSVVQIDPSAGTGTGVVFDHYDESGLAWALNRTLDLYERTELWRRLMRNGMQQDFSWQRQGERYVSLFRLLK from the coding sequence GTGGCACCATCTCCGCTAAAAATCTGTCTGGCGAGTTCCGAGTTCGCGCCGCTTGCCAAGACCGGTGGTCTTGCCGATGTCAGTGCGGCACTGTCCGCGTATCTTCACCAGGCCGGTCATGATATTCGCGTACTGATGCCGCGTTACGCCACGCTCAACCTCGACGGATTGGCTGCTAGGCCGGTCGACTTTTTGCAAAACATCTCTGTGCCGATTGGTCCTTGGGATATCGAGTACAGCATCGATTACGTCACGCTACCGGACAGTGGCCTCACTATTTATCTGCTGCGCTGCCCGGTTCTTTACGATCGCCCAGGGCTCTATACCAACGATGACGACGAGCATCTGCGTTTCGTTTTGTTGTCTCGTGCGGCCATAGAGATGTGTCAGCGCATGGGGTTTGCGCCCGATGTGTTTCATTGCCACGACTGGCATACGTCGCTTGTTCCGCTTTATTTGCGCAGTATTTATGCGTGGGACAGTTTGTTTACTAAGACCAAATCGGTTCTCACGATTCATAACATCGGTTATCAAGGTGTGTTTGACCGGTCGGTACTCAATGATCTCCATCTTGGCGAGCACGCGCATATGCTTCACCAGGATGACCTCAATGCGGGTCGTATTAATTTTCTCAAGACCGGTTTGCTCCACGCCGATGCGCTCACAACCGTGAGTCCCACGTATGCCCGAGAGATTCAAGGCGAGGAGTACGGGATGGGCCTAGACGGCGTATTGCGTGCGCGGTCCGACCGGCTCGTCGGTATTCTGAATGGGGTCGACTATGGTGAGTGGGATCCGGCTGTCGACAAGCGCATACCGGCGAACTATACATCGGATGATTTGTCCGGGAAGCGTCTCTGTAAAACCGAGCTCATGAGACAAATGGGGCTTGACGTCGATCCCGATCGACCGCTCGTCGGCATTGTGACCCGACTCGCATCGCAAAAGGGGATTGTGCTGATGCAGGGAGTGTTGCCGGCATTGCTTGCTCGGCGCCCGTTTTCAGTGGTGGTGTTGGGAAGTGGAGAGCCCCAGTACGAAAGGTTTTTTGAGGCGCTTCAACAGGCGGCACCTGGCGCCGTGTGTTTTTATCGTGGCTACAATGAAGATTTGGCGCATACGATCGAAGCCGGTAGCGACATTTTTCTCATGCCGTCTGCCTATGAGCCGTGTGGCTTGAATCAGATGTACAGTCTCAAGTACGGCACTGTCCCGGTCGTAAGACGAACCGGAGGATTGGCCGACTCTGTTGTGCAAATCGATCCCTCGGCGGGCACCGGCACTGGCGTTGTTTTTGATCACTACGACGAGTCGGGGTTGGCGTGGGCGCTTAATCGTACGCTCGATCTGTATGAGCGCACCGAGTTATGGCGGCGCCTCATGCGCAATGGCATGCAGCAAGACTTTTCTTGGCAACGACAGGGTGAGCGCTACGTGTCGCTGTTTAGGTTACTAAAATGA